The Streptomyces sp. NL15-2K genome contains a region encoding:
- a CDS encoding RICIN domain-containing protein, whose translation MSTADGAKALIWGDNGTADHVWQLIPARDGFYKIANYNSGLLLGVDQMSTSPGAQVLQWSDNGTADHLWRLTSR comes from the coding sequence ATGAGTACGGCCGACGGCGCCAAGGCCCTGATCTGGGGCGACAACGGCACCGCCGACCACGTCTGGCAACTGATCCCGGCCCGCGACGGCTTCTACAAGATCGCCAACTACAACAGCGGGCTGCTGCTGGGCGTGGACCAGATGAGCACCTCCCCCGGCGCCCAGGTCCTCCAGTGGAGCGACAACGGCACCGCGGACCACCTGTGGAGGCTGACGTCACGCTAG
- a CDS encoding beta-L-arabinofuranosidase domain-containing protein translates to MPRTHSALPPTGPVRLGPDARAALRPATAGITAGFWHTRREVNTRTSLPQGPELLESAGNLHNLRLAAGTAEGEFQGAYPFVDTDVYKWLEAASWQLAQEPAGDLRAHVDRLIALVAEAQQPDGYLNTWFQVVKGGERYQDLRWGHELYCAGHLIQAAVAHHRATGRPELLDVARKFADHVDSVFGPPGSGKPIDGIDGHPEIETALVELHRETGERRYLDLAAYFVDRHGHGLLGGEAYCQDRVPVREATNVEGHAVRQLYLLAAAADLATETGDEELRAAAERLWHAMATTKTHLTGGLGAHHSGEDFGDPYELPNERAYCETCAAIASVQWSWRMALLTGEARYSDLIERTLYNGFLAGVSLDGERWLYVNPLQIRDGHTDPGGDKSARRTRWFRCACCPPNVMRLLASLEHYLASSDDDGLQIHQYVTGRYESDLAVIGAETDYPWHGTIALTVEDTPTDRPWTLSLRIPQWCREFRVRCGEETYDGPVADGWLRLHRTWAPGDKVVLELALEPRLTTADPRVDAVRGCVAIERGPLVHCLEGADHPGGGLDDIVIDTTRPLAVKHRPDLLGGVTTVVAAGRRRGVPDAGWWPYGPADDASPRRQDGELVELTAIPYYAWANRENGSMRVWLPTS, encoded by the coding sequence ATGCCCCGCACACACTCCGCCCTGCCCCCGACGGGCCCGGTCCGTCTCGGCCCGGACGCCCGCGCCGCGCTGCGGCCGGCCACCGCCGGCATCACCGCGGGCTTCTGGCACACCCGCCGCGAGGTCAACACACGTACCTCCCTCCCGCAGGGCCCCGAACTGCTGGAGTCCGCGGGCAATCTGCACAACCTGCGGCTCGCGGCGGGCACGGCCGAGGGTGAGTTCCAGGGCGCGTACCCCTTCGTGGACACCGACGTCTACAAGTGGCTGGAGGCCGCCTCCTGGCAGCTCGCCCAGGAGCCCGCCGGGGACCTCCGCGCCCACGTCGACCGGCTCATCGCCCTCGTCGCCGAGGCCCAGCAGCCCGACGGCTACCTCAACACCTGGTTCCAGGTGGTCAAGGGCGGCGAGCGGTACCAGGACCTGCGGTGGGGGCACGAGCTGTACTGCGCGGGGCATCTGATCCAGGCCGCCGTGGCACATCACCGGGCCACGGGACGGCCCGAACTCCTCGATGTGGCCCGGAAGTTCGCCGATCATGTCGATTCCGTCTTCGGTCCGCCCGGGAGTGGGAAACCCATCGACGGCATCGACGGGCACCCCGAGATCGAGACCGCCCTCGTCGAGCTCCACCGCGAGACCGGCGAGCGCCGCTACCTCGACCTCGCCGCCTACTTCGTCGACCGGCACGGCCACGGACTGCTCGGCGGCGAGGCCTACTGCCAGGACCGCGTCCCCGTCCGCGAGGCCACGAACGTCGAGGGTCACGCCGTACGACAGCTGTACCTGCTGGCCGCGGCCGCCGATCTCGCCACCGAGACCGGGGACGAGGAACTCCGGGCCGCTGCCGAACGGTTGTGGCACGCCATGGCCACCACGAAGACCCACCTCACCGGCGGGCTCGGCGCCCACCACTCCGGGGAGGACTTCGGCGACCCGTACGAGCTGCCCAACGAACGCGCCTACTGCGAGACCTGTGCCGCCATCGCCTCCGTCCAGTGGAGCTGGCGCATGGCCCTGCTCACCGGCGAGGCCCGCTACTCCGACCTGATCGAGCGCACCCTCTACAACGGTTTCCTGGCCGGGGTGTCGCTGGACGGCGAGCGCTGGCTGTACGTCAACCCGCTCCAGATCCGCGACGGGCACACCGACCCCGGCGGCGACAAGTCGGCCCGCCGCACCCGCTGGTTCCGCTGCGCCTGCTGCCCGCCGAACGTCATGCGGCTGCTGGCCTCCCTGGAGCACTACCTGGCGAGCAGCGACGACGACGGACTGCAGATCCACCAGTACGTCACCGGCCGGTACGAAAGCGACCTCGCCGTCATCGGTGCCGAGACCGACTACCCCTGGCACGGCACCATCGCCCTCACCGTCGAGGACACCCCGACCGACCGCCCCTGGACGCTCTCCCTGCGCATCCCGCAGTGGTGCCGGGAGTTCCGGGTGCGGTGCGGGGAGGAGACGTACGACGGTCCCGTCGCCGACGGCTGGCTGCGCCTGCACCGCACCTGGGCCCCCGGAGACAAGGTCGTCCTGGAGCTCGCCCTCGAACCCCGCCTCACCACCGCCGATCCCCGCGTGGACGCCGTACGCGGCTGCGTGGCCATCGAACGCGGGCCCCTCGTCCACTGCCTGGAAGGGGCCGACCACCCCGGCGGCGGCCTGGACGACATCGTGATCGACACCACCCGCCCGCTCGCCGTGAAGCACCGCCCGGACCTGCTGGGCGGCGTCACCACGGTCGTGGCGGCGGGCAGGCGGCGGGGCGTCCCGGACGCGGGCTGGTGGCCGTACGGCCCCGCCGACGACGCAAGCCCCCGCCGACAGGACGGCGAACTCGTCGAGCTGACCGCCATCCCCTACTACGCGTGGGCCAACCGCGAGAACGGCAGCATGCGCGTCTGGCTGCCCACCTCCTGA
- a CDS encoding LacI family DNA-binding transcriptional regulator, whose protein sequence is MTSAAAAPGSPGSSPAGRARLADVAALAGVSVGTASKALNGGGRMRPETRQRVLDAVATLGFRPNQHAQSLHTGRSWTVGLMTTDGIGRFSTPVLLGAEDALGAGKISVLLCDTRGDAIREQHHLRNLIDRRVDGIIVTGRRTDPRSPLTGISGLEAIPVVYALSPSTDLADTSVVSDDRGGAQLAVEHLLSAGRTRFAHVTGPEHHAAARDRARHGVEHLEGAGFGLSTGRVHFGEWSEAWGRRAADAVLRTAPDTDAFFCGNDQIARGVADTLRERGVNVPGDIAIVGYDNWDTMALASRPPLTTIDMSLAEIGRIAALRLLEAIDAEGPAPGMHTVPCRLVVREST, encoded by the coding sequence GTGACGTCAGCCGCAGCTGCTCCAGGCTCTCCAGGCTCTTCCCCCGCCGGCCGGGCCCGTCTCGCCGACGTCGCCGCGCTCGCGGGCGTCAGCGTGGGCACGGCCTCGAAGGCGCTCAACGGCGGCGGACGGATGCGCCCGGAAACCCGTCAGCGGGTGCTGGACGCCGTGGCGACGCTCGGCTTCCGCCCCAACCAGCACGCCCAGAGCCTGCACACCGGCCGCAGTTGGACGGTCGGCCTGATGACGACGGACGGCATCGGACGCTTCAGCACCCCGGTGCTCCTCGGCGCCGAGGACGCGCTCGGCGCCGGCAAGATCTCGGTCCTGCTGTGCGACACGCGCGGCGACGCGATCCGGGAACAGCACCACCTGCGCAACCTCATCGACCGCCGCGTGGACGGCATCATCGTCACCGGTCGCCGCACGGACCCGCGCTCGCCGCTGACCGGCATCAGCGGCCTGGAGGCGATCCCGGTCGTCTACGCGCTCTCCCCCTCCACGGACCTGGCCGACACGTCCGTGGTCTCCGACGACCGGGGCGGCGCCCAACTGGCCGTCGAACACCTCCTGTCCGCCGGCCGCACCCGCTTCGCCCACGTCACCGGCCCCGAACACCACGCCGCCGCCCGCGACCGGGCCCGCCATGGGGTGGAGCACCTGGAAGGCGCGGGGTTCGGTTTGTCCACCGGCCGGGTCCACTTCGGCGAGTGGAGCGAGGCCTGGGGCCGCCGCGCCGCCGACGCGGTCCTGCGTACGGCCCCGGACACGGACGCGTTCTTCTGCGGCAACGACCAGATAGCCCGAGGCGTCGCGGACACACTCCGCGAGCGCGGCGTGAACGTCCCCGGCGACATCGCGATCGTCGGCTACGACAACTGGGACACCATGGCCCTGGCCTCCCGCCCACCCCTCACCACAATCGACATGAGCCTCGCGGAGATCGGCCGCATCGCGGCACTACGGCTCCTGGAAGCGATCGACGCGGAGGGCCCGGCGCCGGGGATGCATACGGTGCCGTGTCGGTTGGTGGTGCGGGAGTCGACGTGA
- a CDS encoding GntR family transcriptional regulator, whose protein sequence is MPGTSGNAAVTRSTLRQQIADALRDEVLAGRLQPGQEFTVKEIAEQYGVSATPVREALVDLSAQGLLEADQHRGFRVHEYSVEDFRGMLDARSLVIEGMFLALDSGHKGYRDLDDPRTANAVAGVRRRGEEAQRAAAAGDLTVLIGYDLRFWRELSTQFGNPYLADFLQRLRVQTWVCTVQHLRRLTELRGRLWCGYTELVDALACRDTARARSIVAEYNAHALALIEGLAAG, encoded by the coding sequence ATGCCCGGCACCAGCGGCAACGCCGCTGTGACCCGCAGCACCCTGCGGCAGCAGATCGCCGACGCGCTTCGCGACGAGGTGCTGGCCGGGCGGCTGCAACCGGGGCAGGAGTTCACGGTGAAGGAGATCGCCGAGCAGTACGGCGTCTCGGCGACGCCCGTGCGCGAGGCGCTGGTCGACCTGTCCGCGCAGGGGCTGCTGGAGGCCGACCAGCACCGGGGCTTCCGCGTGCACGAGTACTCCGTGGAGGACTTCCGGGGCATGCTCGACGCCCGCAGCCTGGTCATCGAGGGGATGTTCCTGGCGCTGGACAGCGGCCACAAGGGCTACCGGGACCTCGACGACCCCCGTACCGCCAACGCCGTCGCGGGAGTGCGCCGACGCGGCGAGGAGGCGCAGCGCGCGGCCGCCGCCGGTGACCTCACCGTCCTGATCGGCTACGACCTGCGCTTCTGGCGCGAGCTGAGCACCCAGTTCGGCAACCCCTACCTCGCCGACTTCCTGCAGCGGCTGCGCGTGCAGACCTGGGTGTGCACCGTGCAGCACCTGCGCCGGCTGACCGAACTGCGTGGCCGGCTGTGGTGCGGGTACACCGAGCTGGTGGACGCCCTCGCGTGCCGCGACACCGCGCGCGCCCGGTCGATCGTCGCCGAGTACAACGCGCACGCCCTGGCGCTGATCGAAGGGCTCGCCGCCGGGTGA
- a CDS encoding aspartate aminotransferase family protein yields the protein MTPQPNPEVGAAVKAADRAHVFHSWSAQELIDPLAVAGAEGSYFWDYDGKRYLDFTSGLVYTNIGYQHPKVVAAIQEQAATLTTFAPAFAIEARSEAARLIAERTPGDLDKIFFTNAGADAVEHAVRMARLHTGRPKVLSAYRSYHGGTQQAINLTGDPRRWASDGAAAGVVHFWAPFLYRSRFYAETEEQECARALEHLETTIAFEGPGTIAAIILETIPGTAGIMIPPPGYLAGVREICDKYGIVFILDEVMAGFGRTGTWFAADLFDVVPDLMTFAKGVNSGYVPLGGVAISPAIAETFGKRPYPGGLTYSGHPLACAAAVATINVMAEEGVVENAANLGASVVEPALRELAERHPSVGEVRGVGMFWAVELVKNRQTREPLVPYNAAGDANAAMAAFGAAAKKQGLWPFINMNRTHVVPPCNVSEAELKEGLAALDAALSVADEYTE from the coding sequence ATGACCCCTCAGCCAAACCCCGAAGTCGGCGCCGCCGTGAAGGCCGCGGACCGTGCGCACGTCTTCCACTCCTGGTCCGCGCAAGAGCTCATCGACCCGCTCGCCGTCGCAGGCGCCGAGGGGTCGTACTTCTGGGACTACGACGGCAAGCGGTACCTCGACTTCACCAGCGGGCTCGTCTACACCAACATCGGCTACCAGCACCCGAAGGTCGTCGCCGCGATACAGGAGCAGGCCGCGACGCTGACCACCTTCGCGCCCGCCTTCGCGATCGAGGCCCGGTCGGAGGCGGCACGACTGATCGCCGAACGGACACCCGGCGACCTGGACAAGATCTTCTTCACCAACGCCGGTGCCGACGCCGTGGAGCACGCGGTACGGATGGCCCGGCTGCACACCGGGCGGCCGAAGGTGCTGTCGGCGTACCGCTCGTACCACGGCGGCACCCAGCAGGCGATCAACCTCACCGGTGACCCCCGCCGCTGGGCCTCCGACGGTGCCGCGGCCGGTGTCGTGCACTTCTGGGCGCCCTTCCTCTACCGCTCCCGCTTCTACGCCGAGACCGAGGAGCAGGAGTGCGCGCGAGCCCTTGAGCACCTGGAGACGACGATCGCCTTCGAGGGGCCGGGGACGATCGCCGCGATCATCCTCGAGACGATTCCGGGCACGGCCGGGATCATGATCCCGCCGCCGGGTTACCTCGCCGGGGTCCGCGAGATCTGCGACAAGTACGGGATCGTCTTCATCCTGGACGAGGTCATGGCCGGGTTCGGACGGACCGGTACGTGGTTCGCGGCGGATCTGTTCGACGTCGTACCGGACCTGATGACCTTCGCGAAGGGCGTGAACTCCGGGTACGTGCCGCTCGGCGGTGTCGCCATCTCCCCGGCGATCGCGGAGACCTTCGGCAAGCGGCCCTACCCGGGCGGGCTGACGTACTCCGGGCATCCGCTGGCGTGTGCGGCGGCCGTCGCGACGATCAACGTCATGGCCGAGGAGGGCGTCGTCGAGAACGCGGCGAACCTCGGCGCGTCCGTCGTCGAGCCGGCGCTGCGTGAGCTGGCCGAACGGCACCCTTCGGTGGGCGAGGTGCGGGGCGTCGGCATGTTCTGGGCCGTCGAGCTGGTGAAGAACCGGCAGACGCGGGAGCCGCTGGTGCCGTACAACGCGGCCGGTGACGCGAATGCCGCGATGGCCGCCTTCGGGGCCGCCGCGAAGAAGCAGGGGCTGTGGCCGTTCATCAACATGAACCGGACGCATGTCGTGCCGCCGTGCAACGTGAGCGAGGCGGAGCTGAAGGAAGGGCTGGCGGCGCTGGACGCGGCGCTGTCGGTGGCGGACGAGTACACGGAGTAG
- a CDS encoding type 1 glutamine amidotransferase family protein — MNRKPVYLAVYDTLADWETGHATAYLARAGYEIRTVGPTREPVTSVGGLRIQPDLALDDVRPEDSSLLILPGADLWDTGDDLAPVARKARAFLDAGVPVAAICGATAGLAREGLLDDRDHTSAVSFYLAATGYGGGERYVDADAVTDRGLITAGPTEPVAFAREIFGLLGVYEGEVLDAWYRLFHDSDAEAYAVLEKAGTRQ; from the coding sequence ATGAACCGCAAGCCCGTGTATCTCGCCGTCTACGACACGCTCGCCGACTGGGAGACGGGGCACGCGACGGCCTATCTCGCCCGCGCCGGATACGAGATCCGGACGGTCGGCCCGACCCGCGAACCGGTGACCTCCGTCGGCGGCCTGCGCATCCAGCCCGACCTGGCCCTGGACGACGTACGGCCTGAAGACAGCTCCCTGCTGATCCTCCCGGGCGCCGATCTGTGGGACACAGGTGACGACCTGGCCCCCGTCGCCCGCAAGGCCCGCGCCTTCCTGGACGCCGGCGTGCCCGTCGCCGCCATCTGCGGGGCCACCGCCGGGCTCGCGCGCGAGGGCCTGCTCGACGACCGGGACCACACCAGCGCGGTCTCCTTCTACCTGGCCGCGACGGGCTACGGCGGCGGCGAGCGGTACGTCGACGCGGACGCCGTGACCGACCGGGGCCTGATCACCGCCGGACCCACCGAGCCCGTCGCGTTCGCCCGCGAGATCTTCGGTCTCCTCGGGGTGTACGAGGGGGAGGTGCTGGACGCCTGGTACCGGCTGTTCCACGACTCCGACGCGGAGGCGTACGCCGTACTGGAGAAGGCGGGGACGCGGCAGTGA
- a CDS encoding MarR family transcriptional regulator, producing the protein MSRERQDLLSRSALGVFRLNGQFLAVAEELARPAGLTAAWWQVLGAVLGEPLPVSGIARAMGITRQSVQRIADLLVDKGLAEYRPNPAHRRAKLLAPTGEGRAAVSRINPGHAAFADRLVEAYGDEAELADAVRVLERLSKVLDEVGPPVTEPIEPVTEP; encoded by the coding sequence GTGAGCCGGGAGCGTCAGGACCTGCTCAGCCGCAGCGCGCTCGGGGTCTTCCGGCTGAACGGCCAGTTCCTGGCCGTGGCGGAGGAGTTGGCGCGCCCGGCCGGTCTGACCGCCGCCTGGTGGCAGGTGCTGGGCGCGGTGCTCGGCGAGCCGCTGCCCGTGTCCGGCATCGCCCGCGCGATGGGCATCACGCGGCAGAGCGTGCAGCGCATAGCCGACCTGCTGGTGGACAAGGGGCTCGCCGAATACCGCCCCAACCCGGCCCACCGCCGCGCGAAGCTCCTGGCGCCGACGGGGGAGGGGCGGGCGGCGGTGTCCCGGATCAACCCCGGGCATGCGGCGTTCGCCGACCGGCTGGTGGAGGCGTACGGGGACGAGGCCGAACTGGCGGACGCCGTACGGGTCCTGGAACGGCTGTCGAAGGTGCTGGACGAGGTGGGTCCGCCTGTTACGGAACCGATCGAGCCCGTTACGGAACCGTAG